The window ccgatgtattatcttgtatgtgtgtaagttactctttggtagacgccattgtagcggacaaacacagcgccgccgtatgcatctggtgcgtgtttactctttggtagaggaggtatgacgccatcgacaggcgaccaaatgaaacggtccgttactttgattaaattacagatttctctgagtttgaatgtaagaacacaactcaacaacatatataacacaggtctagttgtttttagacattttaatgtggaataattacatattatagctttaatatCTAGTATCTCATTTATTTTAGGTTTAGAGAAGGTTTCTATAGTTTCATATTAAATAATGGAAACTTCTGGacatttttatcaataaatgaaactaaaggATAATGAGAACTTACTGATGTAAATCTGATTGATAATCACAGCTACTTATTGACTTGACTTTCACTTCAGGTTTAGTAGTTTATAGTCAGTTTAACAtcttttaaaagattaaaacatgtgTTAACTGTTTCCCTGattagtatttatttaaatataatagGATATAAATCTGGTACATAACTCATTATGATAACACTGGAGAATAAATGAGTAAGAACTTGCTGCAGCTTCTAAAGCTTAAACGCTGAGAGACTCAGATGAGTTTATGAACATGTTGatcagctcttcttcttcttctcttatctGGGTTTTGGCTGCTGCACAGTCAGAAGATTGTTTACAGAGATTTTAGTGACGACATCAAATTGAAACTGGAAAAGttagacaaacaaaaaaggaggaagaggagcacgTTCCCTCCTCCTTTGAAATCCTGTTTTTGAGTCGAGCGTGGACTGTGAGCTCCTCTCATTGATAACATGTAATATTAGTAATAACGTGCTTTGCTGGCGGGTCGTACCATGTGCTCCAGTATGGAGGTGTTGGAGTAGATGGGCTGGTCTCGGCCTGTTCCACCCAGACTGAAGGGGTCGTCCATGTAGGTGTTGGAGGTGGGAAACCTCCGCGTCTGCAGCCCACTGAGGAcggaaacaaaaacataactcactacagaagaagaagaagtcatgTTGATCGCTCCTCcgtcaccatgacaacacacTGCTGTATGAGTGAAGAGCAGACGGAGGGTGACGTGTTTACCTGAGAGTTCCACCTGTGTGCGCCGGTgtgctgttgtcatggtgactaTGATTGGCAGCTCCGTCCCGCAGCAGCTGCAGCCATCGCTCCTTCTCACCCGAACTACTGACCTGAAACATGATTCAGttcagtgatggaaagtaactaaatacatttacacaagtactgtacttaagtacagtttagaggtacttgtactttacttgagtatttccatgtgatgctactttctacatttcagagggaaatattgtactttctactccactacatttatttgacagctttagttacttttcagatgaagatttgacacaatggataatataacaagcttttaaaatacaacacattgttaaagatgaaaccagtggtttccaacctttttggcttttgacgtcttacaaaaagcagtgtgtagtcggggtcacatttcacatgtctatgagttgttaacagctccaccaaatagtgatttttccctctaaacttctcacatgctttcatttacataaatgttcaaatgatccaatatttcagcaaaaatcaaagattagagaaaaagtccaaaaactgaaaacagatttgtgtatcagaactttgttttttcttctttcctctcccattaatcatctcaccacccctcagatttatctgctgaccctttggaggggcccgacccctaggttgggaaccactggactaaactagctaactgtatataaagtagtgtaaactagctccacctccagcagctacaacagtaacatgctgctctaacactgatgcttcactattaataatctaatgatgtcatatataataatatatcagtcagagggaccaaaccactacttttactgcaatactttaactacatcaagctcataatacttatgtacttttactgcaatactttaactacatcaagctcataatacttatgtacttttactgcaatactttaactacatcaagctcataatacttatgtacttttactgcaatactttaactacatcaagctcataatacttatgtacttttactgcaatactttaactacatcaagctcataatacttatgtacttttactgcaatactttaactacatcaagctcataatacttatgtacttttactgcaatactttaactacatcaagctcataatacttatatacttttactgtattggtactttcTTCTCTCCTGACTCACCTCCAGCACGGCCACCTGGTCACCGAGCATGCTCAGTGTGATCCTGTAGGAGTGGTCGGTGTCGGGTCCGGCTCGGACCTCGCATCCTCGGAGCTGGACGGTGTACTGAGGCGACCGCTCCCTCCTCACCTCCcgttcctcctcatcctcctcctcctcctcctcttcctctgcgaACATGTTGAGGATCCCCGACTCCACCTGACACAGTAAACTCTGCCACTGACAGTTCATCAGCACGTTCAGGAAGCCTGTCAATCAGCCAcggtcagaggtcagaggtcagaggtcactctAATATCACTTCAGTTTCAGCAGCCTCTGATAACTATTATATTACAGGAAattatcagtgttttttatggttttacaCATGTAATAatagtttcttcttctttacattACAAACAGTTTTAAACTTGAAACTTTAAGCTCtttttcagacacaaaataagtaaaatttCTGGCTTCATCTCTCTGTTAAAGTGATGTTTTTTGTCACCTGGACACAGTTTTTGAatcctgtcttaaaacaacaaaacatctttcaatgttacagtctttttagtgccaaagttcctctttttgttactatacttccacctgcagctcaacaagggaaacactgtccgaggaaacacaaagagggaatttgatgctaaaaagactgtaaatgtgtcagatatccacttgatatgacgaactcagactgatgaagctgaatagaagcttcacacagacttttaaatgactgtgtggacacactgtggattttatcctccatcacttccattgaaaacacatttgaaggatgttttaatatccagtgtgaacaggaggaatgattacagcgaggacTGTTTACTGACCGTCCTTTAATGTCACTTACAGCTTTATTCAAACATGACAGAActgagctgcaactaataattattttcatcatcagttaatcGTCTGGTTATTTCCTCGATTCATCATTATGtctataaaatggcagaaacattgaaaaattgaaaaatcttcatatatctttttattgttcaaccaacagttcaaaacccaaaatattcacttcatcatcatcaatataTGACAAAGAgaacattaaatcatcacatgagagaagctgaaaccattTTTAGAGCTgcgactaatgattattttcttcattaatcaattagttgtttgttttataaaatgtcagaaatgtttccTGAAGACGACGTCCTCGAATATCAACTCagagatcttcagtttactgtcacagagactaaagacaccagaaaatattcacatctaagaagcagaatcagagaatttggacaattgaaacaattcattgattgattgaatgattATTCAGTTATTAAAATCGTTGCCAATAACTTatctgtcgattgactaatcagTAAATTGACCAAtttttgcagctctaaacaAGAGTTGGATGAAAAGAGAACACAGACATTTCAGTGTCTTTAAGTTGACgtctttttcacatttctaggttaattttttgtattttgggttTCTGATGGTAAATGTTTCGGTACCTTTGTTCTTGTTGAAGCTGCAGTGAGCTGAAGGTTTTTCCTCCTCAGAGTCAGACTGGACTGTACTGGACTGAAGAGATcagacaacaaacacacacatctcacatttacacacattttacatctgtgtttgaatcatttatatcaGTAAACCGTAACAAACTGGACATAGAGTGAAaagttgttgtttctgtttgagGTCTGTTGTTGCTAAACTGTTcacattatatatactgtagtgGCACAAATCCCAGATATTCCTGCCTCCAGGTCAGGGTTGgtgtaatgtaaaatgtaaatttgaatTGGGATGACAGGAGTTTTTAAATGCCCTTAAACAGTTATGAAGTTCTTTGCGCACCAAGTCGTCTGAAATTGTCACacgttaaaaaacaaacaaacgacgTCACGTTGCATCAACCGCGTTTACACACCGACTCTGAAAGTTTCGTCCGTCATTAAAGTTTTCGGAGCAGGTTTGattttctgtgggtttttttttgcatccgTGAAAAGCCTTTACAGAGTTATTTGACCGCTCAGAGCCACCGTACTCACACACGATACAGCCTGGAAACACTGATACTATCAGCTCCAGCAGAGAAGTTACACACAGACTGATCACAGGACGACTATTGATCAGGATCTGGTCTGTATGTTGCAGCGTTTTGAGGCTGTGCTCCGAATATCTGCTGATCCAGTCGAAAGGCCGATCACCTGTGATCACCtgtgatcaggtgtgtgtgtgtgtgtttgttgtgttgtatgttttgcaAAGCGTGATTGTGCTCTGTATTCATGTTTGGAACAGCTGGGCTTCCGTACCTGCACATAAATTAATGGTGGAGGCTCATGGAaggaaagatgtgtgtgtgtgtgtgtgtttgtgtgtgtgtgtgtgtgtgtgtgtgtgtgtgtgtgtgtgtgtgtgtgtgtttgtgtgtgtgtgtgtttgtgtgtgtgtttgtgtgtgtgtttgtgtgtgtgtgtgtgtgtgtgtgtgtgtgtttgtgtgtgtgtttgtgtgtgtgtgtgtgtgtgtgtgtgtttgtgtttgtgtgtgtgtgtgtgtgtgtgtgtgtatgtgtgtgtgtgtgtttgtgtgtgtgtgtgtgtgtgtgtgtgtgtgtgtgtgtgtgtgtgtgtgtgtgtgtttgtgtgtgtgtgtgtttgtgtgtgtgtgtgtgtgtgtgtgtgtgtgtgtgtgtttgtgtgtgtgtctgtgtgtgtgtgtgtgtgtgtgtgtgtgtgtgagtgtgtgtgtgtgtgtgtgtgtgtgtgtgtgtgtctgtgtgtgtgtgtgtgtgtgtgtgtgtgtgtgtgagtgtgtgtgtgtgtgtgtgtgtgtgtgtgtgtgtgtgtatgtgtgtgtgtatgtgtgtgtgtgtgtgtgtgtgtgtgagtgtgtgtgtgtgtgtgtgtgtgtgtgtgtgtctcaccctGCAGGACAGCAGCTGGTCTGATCTGATCAGAAACGATGAGCTCCGAGGCTTCACGTCACCTCCTCCAACACTCACCTCCTCAAtcacctgaacacacaaacacaacgtTTAACtacatgaatcatttcataACAACACGCTGAGTATTAATAAAGGAGCGTGAGCGAGTTCGAGCTTTTCAGCACTGACCTTCCTCCACTCGTCGGCCTGCTGGAAGCTGTTGTAACCGAGCACCAGCGTCTCTGAGCCCAGCAGCACCAGTTTGAGCTGGTGTTGGATCTTCCTGTTGCTCTTCGACTTGTAGACGAGCTGACAGCCGCGCAGACTCAACTCCAGCTGAGGCAGCAGGTCCCGAGCACATTTataacactgacacacacacacaaactgaagtCAGGAAGATAAAACCAGACAAGCTTTCTGTCTGACAGAGATTTTAATGTATTTAGTTCAGCAGGACGTCGCGGACTGTCTGCTCACACTTCACAGAGACAACAATTGACTGTTAATTAAAGGAGGTtcacagtgtttccagtgtgtcttaaaagatcagtcaggtgtccagcagaagaagagaagtgaCCATCAGAGCAGCCATGTAAAGATTTGACACAAGAAAAAGCTCAAAGAAGCTGAAACATCTCAGCTTTCGACACAGAGACTGAACCTGAGTCCAACAAACTAACAGATTAACAGACTTCTGGCTGCTTGTGGAAGACGGATATCCATCATTGTGCATGTGGATACACTGTGGTGTCACACGTTGccaaattcatatttatatatatatgttatctCATGAAAACAAGACGAGAGACGTCCTGTCAGTCAGAGCTGCAGGTTGTTTTCTCTCCACATCAACAGCAGCTcacatgatttttttccttcttcatcttaaatataaactaattttaattgaagaaaatgaaagaaatacattcaatatattaatgtatttaattgtaTTCATCGTTTATTTTAAGCAAAATGATTTATCTGTAAATCTGCACAGTGGCTGTTGGCTTTTATTCTGAATGAgcctttattattttacttaatattgatataatatagcctaatataatataatctgaAATTGTTAAAACTGATAAGCTTCTGAGTACATACAGGCTGTGGGGGTGATATTGGGGGTCGGGTGCCTCGGGGAACCACTGATTCAGAGAAAGTTTAATTGCACACAGAGTCAAATTAAAGACACGAACAGTCTCTAACAGAcgtctgtaaaatgtaaaatgtaggtttttcccattcacttcaatacAGCGTCATCACAGCAGCCTCCGGTGGACgttagaggaactgcagctgAAGATACTTCAGATTAAATGTCGTATTATTTCCTCACCAGCAACACGTCGTTCCTGATGATGAACAGCTGTTTGGTCCACTGTCCGAGCCACTTCCTCTTCCACAGGTATCCGCAGAGGCGGGACTCGGGGGCGGGCCTTAGGCAGGGCTGGGAGGCGCTCCATTGGAGGTAGTGGGCTCGGTCCTTCACGTGCTCCTCGTCGTCATCTTCCTCCCCGTACGACTCGTAGTGACTGCTGTCGGAGTCCGCCTTATCTGGAGGAAGAAGAacgtatttacatttttattaatgttttttaaaaaaatcacgtgtttctgtgtgtgtgtgtgtgtagataccTGCGTTACTCGTGGTCGTGTCAGGTATGTAGGGTTCTGCCTCCTCGTAGGTATCTTCATCATCGTCACCTCCTAGACCTCCTGGTGGGAGGGGCGGCACCACAGGGCCCTGGATCTGACATCACAGGaaattcatcatttcatcatgaaTAAAACTTTCCAGATGGACGGGAGACTCTCGCCGGACTGCTACGACCTGCAGGGTGACGGTCACATGACTGACACGGGTAGCCGAGCTAGCTCTACTGCTAGCCAGCTGTTATCTCACAGttttatttgcaaaaaatgGTTCAATGTACATCTTTGTGTAGAAAATGATATTTGAAAATGGCGTTTGTTGTCTAATAATTACAGTGACATTGAGCATTGTGTCCTCTTCATATTTCTTCAGACAGACCCAAGAATCTGAAGgatcattatattatataaccATAAAGGTTATTAAaggtgttcaggtttttgtttttattatgtttttaattttagaaaattaaagtgttacaataagtgctcatgaagtgttcatgaagtgttctcttgggagcactttgtgtgtgtcagtagttcagctttatctctggggaacacccccaactccaggactgatgtccaaatgtgcgtcatgtagcaggtggatgtgactcccctcactgagacctgctgatagacgtcacagcggagcagaggagagacactgagatagtgatgtaaccgacctacacgctggtatttgactttttttttttcttcccggaaacaaataatttttaaactatttgtatgaaacaaatattcataaaaaaacccactatctgtgctttgctgaataatgtatttgtattcaggcacactcctattatctacacacacacaggagctgggtccaaacttttgactggcattatatacagtattcatATATTATTCATGTAAATATAGTAAACTCTATGGCCACTAACTAGCACCAACAAGAAAACATCTCAGCCCGTGTGTGTTCACTAGTATTTCACCGCTGGATCGTTTGTGTTTATTcgccccaaacagccaaaataccaaCTGTACATTAGATATAAGCTAACTAGCAACAGACACACCGAGCGTGTTTCTGTGTGACGGAACGCAAAGTGAATTTTAGACACGTTAAGGTCACATATAAGTCGATGCAAAGACGCAAATACTGCAccagttgaaaatgttttaacttgAGCAAAGAAATTTGCATGAATCTCTTTATGAATCTGcttcatacaaacaaacagagactggagggaaataacagaaagaagcAAAGTTTCTGGTGagttcagctgctgcagcttcatgcaaagtctgaaaaaatgtaaaatataaattcctcccttttggtttctgatttctTCCTCAAAGGAGAAAACAGGACAGGGGAAGGATTTAGGGAGCAGATATGTCACCGTAgcagacaaaaaacatttcagttggACATTAAAGGATCAGATTTCACTGTTTATTCAGATTCCTGACTGTTGTCTTAAGACTCAGAATGATCAGACGGGACCTGAACTGCTCACTCTCACTTTCCTCGACGCTTAACGACACGTTACTGAACTGAACTGGAACTAAATGTTTCCAGCGAATGTAAAACAGGATTGTAAATTAGTTGCATATGAACAAACAAGTTTCCCAGTAGACAcgactggtgtgtgtgtgtgtgtgtgtgtgtgtgtgtgtgtgtgtgtgtgtgtgtgtgtgtgtgtggtatgacctaagtcactttcagggacacaaaCCAGACAAAAACCAGTTAATTGGCGACAGCTTGTGCAACTTGTGACCCCAACTGGTGAAACAgtgatttttgggtcagtggtgaAGGTTAGTGTTAgcctccaggaaatgaatgtaagtctatgtaaataccccaaaagtgacttacgtaaacctgtgtgtgtttgtgtgtgtgtgtgtttgtgtgtgtgtgtgtgttttgtccgtCCATCACGTAGACCAGATGCTAATCGGCCGCCATCAGTGACCACTTCCTCCCTCTGCAGAGCTCTCAGCCAATAGGACGATAGACAGAGAGGAGATGGCCTCacatgtaaacactgtacatcctgtcactccctcacacacacacacacacacacacacacacacacacacactctgccgTCTCCTCCCAAACCTCAGGAGGACTCAGTCTGTCATTACTGACCCACATCACAGACCGACCTCGTCCCGTTCGCTCtgttcagctgctgctggatccaaaccatctaaaaaaaaaaaggcttttttctctttctcgaCCACTTTTCTTTGACCTCAAGAAGAAATATGATGAggtcaaaaagtgaaaaagacaaCAGCGCTGTTATTGTGAGAGAATCTGAGCTGTGCTGTTTATTTCTGGTAGTAAAGGAGGAACTAAAGCACATTATAAGCAACATGTGGAGCAGCTGTACTCAAATACAGATCTTCAAGGTCCATTTAACAGATTTCCTCCTCATTAAAGGTCCAGTCTTATGTACATGAACAGCATTTCTATTAATATGAAGGGTGACGCCTTAAACTTGGACACAAAAGGTGTGATGCTGATAACACTGGTGTAAGTGAGTTCTAGATGTAGAAgatttcagctgcttcagttttgtGGTTCTTCTTCATGTTCTTGGGGATAGTTTCCGTCAAAATGGGAAGTTTTACGTTAGCTTACCGCTCTTCACTGTGGTCACTGTTTCATCAGTGGTCCATCCACTCATCcttaaatacagttttcactgtcaacctttgtttttatgtatcagCTAGTTTTGAATAATCATCAGGTGGATTTATACTCCTCCAGACGTGTCGGACGGCGGATCAGCAGCGGTGGTTCACGGCCGTTTCCATCACTTTCTGACACCGATGAGCCTTAACAACAAAGACTATGAATGTCTTATCCCCGTATTTAAACTATATATCATGTCTCCCTTCCTGACTGTCGGCTTTTCACTGCCAGCCTTTGAATGTGGCCGTTCAGAACAactttaaacataaacacacttgATTTCCAACATGTTACACAGTTATGAGCAACCATAAAATCAACGATGCGTCACTCAGAAGTAGTCCGGGTCAGGTTGAAGTGAAACTTTGCTCCTCCTTAGGAGGAGAGAAGAGTTTAGAGCAGAGTTTCTTCACCTTTTCTGGCCTGTGAAAGCATGTTTAGAGGAGGCTGAGATCAGGACGCCAACCATGAAGTTCAACATCACTCAGTTTGGTTCAGACAGGAACTTTgtttaaaactcaaaaaacaaaaaaaaactttgaaaaagcattttttgggggttttacttttatgttattttaaaaaagagctcCAAACTGATTCCAATAcgtgatatacagtatgtatgta is drawn from Thunnus albacares chromosome 2, fThuAlb1.1, whole genome shotgun sequence and contains these coding sequences:
- the si:dkey-220o5.5 gene encoding actin filament-associated protein 1-like 2 isoform X1 — protein: MDKQKVLAKLIWDLQSFLSVLDSENLSYIAQAQKKSISELLSKLQTPDTPGNTTTTSVEDAEYMIMSCLSSSPSNELTDTPGTEGVRTSELVSKQDPSVWLRNGIQGPVVPPLPPGGLGGDDDEDTYEEAEPYIPDTTTSNADKADSDSSHYESYGEEDDDEEHVKDRAHYLQWSASQPCLRPAPESRLCGYLWKRKWLGQWTKQLFIIRNDVLLCYKCARDLLPQLELSLRGCQLVYKSKSNRKIQHQLKLVLLGSETLVLGYNSFQQADEWRKVIEEVSVGGGDVKPRSSSFLIRSDQLLSCRSSTVQSDSEEEKPSAHCSFNKNKGFLNVLMNCQWQSLLCQVESGILNMFAEEEEEEEEDEEEREVRRERSPQYTVQLRGCEVRAGPDTDHSYRITLSMLGDQVAVLEVSSSGEKERWLQLLRDGAANHSHHDNSTPAHTGGTLSGLQTRRFPTSNTYMDDPFSLGGTGRDQPIYSNTSILEHMLHSSQDSVHRSSISSRDSVTYSNTVFTSHNRKVGEVERGVQKLELTGKKGVQLRAGSEINLASAGKQNKRTSFRQSLAVCSERAQAGFLSPLLRRTASAKTSLKRAPSALFIEHGKVFQRRKEWETKAAA
- the si:dkey-220o5.5 gene encoding actin filament-associated protein 1-like 2 isoform X2 — its product is MDKQKVLAKLIWDLQSFLSVLDSENLSYIAQAQKKSISELLSKLQTPDTPVEDAEYMIMSCLSSSPSNELTDTPGTEGVRTSELVSKQDPSVWLRNGIQGPVVPPLPPGGLGGDDDEDTYEEAEPYIPDTTTSNADKADSDSSHYESYGEEDDDEEHVKDRAHYLQWSASQPCLRPAPESRLCGYLWKRKWLGQWTKQLFIIRNDVLLCYKCARDLLPQLELSLRGCQLVYKSKSNRKIQHQLKLVLLGSETLVLGYNSFQQADEWRKVIEEVSVGGGDVKPRSSSFLIRSDQLLSCRSSTVQSDSEEEKPSAHCSFNKNKGFLNVLMNCQWQSLLCQVESGILNMFAEEEEEEEEDEEEREVRRERSPQYTVQLRGCEVRAGPDTDHSYRITLSMLGDQVAVLEVSSSGEKERWLQLLRDGAANHSHHDNSTPAHTGGTLSGLQTRRFPTSNTYMDDPFSLGGTGRDQPIYSNTSILEHMLHSSQDSVHRSSISSRDSVTYSNTVFTSHNRKVGEVERGVQKLELTGKKGVQLRAGSEINLASAGKQNKRTSFRQSLAVCSERAQAGFLSPLLRRTASAKTSLKRAPSALFIEHGKVFQRRKEWETKAAA